In one Mycobacterium sp. NBC_00419 genomic region, the following are encoded:
- a CDS encoding DeoR/GlpR family DNA-binding transcription regulator: MDSETRQSRIVEFARTRGRVEVASLADELDVATETIRRDLKVLAGRRLIKRVHGGAIPLETVAFESTVEYRSQADLAEKHRIAAAAAELLHGAETVYLDEGFTPRLIAERLAERDLTIVTSSLLVAEVLAHSQTVTVLLLGGRLRGRTLATVDHWATDMLGSLVIDVAYLGTNGISIEHGLTTPDPAVAAVKHTAVKVARRRILVAAHSKFGANSFCRFAAVSDLESIVTGTELSAAEAGRYEASGPSVTRT, from the coding sequence GTGGATTCCGAAACCCGCCAAAGTCGCATCGTCGAATTCGCCCGCACCCGGGGGCGCGTCGAGGTGGCCTCGCTAGCCGACGAGCTCGACGTCGCAACGGAGACGATCCGGCGCGATCTGAAGGTGCTGGCCGGCCGGCGACTGATCAAGCGGGTGCACGGCGGAGCGATTCCGCTGGAGACGGTGGCTTTCGAGTCGACCGTGGAGTACCGCAGCCAGGCGGACCTGGCCGAGAAGCACCGCATCGCCGCTGCCGCCGCGGAGTTGCTGCACGGGGCCGAAACGGTCTATCTCGACGAGGGTTTCACGCCCCGCCTGATCGCCGAACGTCTCGCCGAGCGGGACCTGACCATCGTCACCTCGTCGCTGTTGGTGGCGGAAGTGCTGGCGCACAGCCAGACGGTGACGGTGCTGCTTCTGGGCGGTCGGTTACGCGGCCGCACGCTGGCCACCGTCGACCACTGGGCAACCGACATGCTGGGCAGCCTGGTGATCGACGTCGCTTACCTTGGCACCAACGGCATTTCGATAGAGCACGGCCTCACCACACCCGACCCGGCGGTGGCCGCGGTGAAGCACACGGCGGTCAAGGTCGCCCGCCGCAGAATCCTTGTCGCGGCGCATTCGAAGTTCGGCGCGAACAGCTTCTGCCGGTTCGCCGCGGTGTCGGACCTCGAGTCGATCGTGACCGGAACCGAGCTGTCAGCGGCCGAGGCGGGCCGCTACGAGGCGTCGGGGCCGTCCGTCACGAGGACGTGA
- a CDS encoding TetR/AcrR family transcriptional regulator has product MQTTVPAVRRRPKDRKQQILEQAARLFIDRGFHSVRLEEIAEAAGVTARALYRHYDNKQALLTAVILNAQDEYQSVRNPGGRAPEADARPLRAELPDLISAAVETRALTVLWQREARYLTDDDRREVRSRINAIVAGMQAGVRLEMPGLSPAHTELRAWAVSSTLTSLGRHNLTLPAGELKELLYRACLAAACTPAVGTLAPIDAAPDRAAALFSRYETLLAAGARLFRARGYPAVSTAEIGKLVGIAGPGLYRSFSSKQAILDALVRRLDEWSTLESVRALRANDIASQRLQRLVAGRVRISLDDPDLVSVTITELSSASEEVRETVVKNQADRDGVWIDVIRTQVPQTTAAQARLLVAAAVSFIEDASRTWHLTRRSDVAEEMTAIAMAILTSLAPTG; this is encoded by the coding sequence ATGCAGACGACCGTCCCCGCCGTGCGGCGCCGACCCAAGGACCGCAAACAGCAGATCCTCGAACAGGCGGCGCGGCTGTTCATCGACCGCGGCTTCCACTCGGTCAGACTCGAGGAGATCGCCGAGGCGGCCGGTGTGACCGCGCGCGCGTTGTACCGCCACTACGACAATAAGCAGGCGCTGCTGACCGCGGTGATCCTCAACGCACAGGACGAGTATCAAAGCGTCCGCAATCCCGGTGGCCGCGCACCGGAGGCGGACGCCCGGCCGCTGCGGGCCGAGTTGCCCGACCTGATCTCCGCGGCCGTCGAGACCCGCGCCCTGACCGTGCTGTGGCAGCGCGAGGCCCGCTATCTCACCGACGACGACCGCCGCGAGGTCCGGTCACGGATCAACGCGATCGTGGCCGGTATGCAGGCCGGCGTGCGCCTGGAGATGCCCGGGCTGAGCCCCGCGCACACCGAATTGCGCGCCTGGGCGGTGTCGAGCACCCTGACCAGTCTCGGGCGCCATAACCTCACCCTGCCCGCGGGCGAGCTCAAGGAGCTTCTGTACCGCGCCTGCCTGGCGGCCGCATGCACACCGGCCGTCGGCACACTGGCACCGATCGATGCGGCACCGGACCGGGCGGCGGCGTTGTTCTCCCGCTACGAGACCCTGCTGGCCGCCGGTGCGCGGCTGTTTCGGGCCCGCGGCTATCCCGCGGTGAGCACGGCCGAGATCGGCAAGCTCGTCGGCATCGCCGGTCCGGGCCTGTACCGTTCGTTCTCCTCCAAGCAGGCCATCCTGGATGCGCTGGTACGTCGCCTCGACGAGTGGTCGACGCTGGAGTCTGTTCGTGCGCTGCGCGCCAATGACATTGCCTCCCAACGACTCCAACGACTGGTCGCCGGCCGGGTACGGATCAGCCTCGACGACCCCGACCTGGTGTCGGTGACGATCACCGAGCTGTCGTCGGCCTCCGAGGAGGTACGCGAGACGGTGGTGAAGAACCAGGCCGACCGGGACGGTGTGTGGATCGACGTGATCCGCACACAGGTTCCACAGACCACCGCCGCCCAGGCGCGGCTGCTGGTGGCGGCTGCAGTCAGCTTCATCGAAGACGCCTCGCGCACGTGGCATCTGACCCGGCGCAGCGACGTCGCCGAGGAGATGACCGCGATCGCGATGGCGATTCTGACCAGCCTGGCCCCGA
- a CDS encoding LuxR C-terminal-related transcriptional regulator, which produces MIGRLDTAAKASGATSLSHLPAAVGGPARVRTDMPEQGAGDLAHAVVGLQQAVDRLIVSSSLEQLLALAPEAAALMGFHRVLVSRVDQGIWLAHQAFVADDPDFAEQLVAFGTAHSRQLSGRLLESEMLLSGVPILVRDAQANPRVFTKLARFSRTTDYVAAPVQVWGAPVAMVHADRYPGGDVEEIDRQLLGLYARGLGLAIERAQLADRLRVINQASAPLGVHGDEPDPTAPPVRLAAVSPLPGAERATDRLSPREWDVLRCIALGKTNAQIATGLFLTENTVKVHVKRILHKLGAANRTEAAALYHRLTRRGP; this is translated from the coding sequence GTGATCGGTCGTCTTGACACGGCGGCGAAGGCATCTGGCGCGACTTCGCTGAGTCACCTGCCCGCCGCGGTGGGTGGCCCCGCCAGAGTGCGGACCGACATGCCCGAGCAGGGCGCCGGGGACCTGGCCCACGCGGTCGTCGGGCTGCAACAGGCGGTCGACCGGCTGATCGTGTCGTCCTCGCTGGAACAGCTGCTGGCGCTGGCGCCGGAGGCGGCGGCGTTGATGGGTTTTCACCGGGTGCTGGTCTCGCGGGTCGACCAGGGGATCTGGTTGGCACATCAGGCATTTGTCGCCGACGATCCGGATTTCGCCGAGCAGCTGGTGGCGTTCGGTACCGCCCACTCCCGGCAGCTCTCCGGGCGGCTGCTCGAGTCCGAGATGCTGCTCAGTGGCGTTCCGATTCTGGTCCGCGACGCGCAGGCGAATCCGCGGGTGTTCACCAAGCTGGCACGGTTCAGTCGCACCACCGACTACGTGGCCGCGCCGGTACAGGTGTGGGGCGCTCCCGTGGCGATGGTGCATGCCGACCGCTATCCCGGTGGTGATGTCGAGGAGATCGACCGCCAGCTGCTGGGGCTGTACGCCCGCGGATTGGGTTTGGCGATCGAGCGAGCCCAGCTCGCCGACCGGTTGCGGGTGATCAACCAGGCCTCGGCCCCGCTGGGCGTGCACGGCGACGAGCCGGATCCGACGGCGCCCCCGGTGCGCCTGGCCGCCGTGTCGCCGTTGCCCGGTGCCGAGCGTGCCACCGACCGGCTCTCACCGCGGGAATGGGATGTACTGCGCTGCATAGCCCTGGGTAAGACCAACGCACAGATCGCGACCGGGCTGTTCCTGACCGAGAACACGGTCAAGGTGCATGTCAAACGAATCCTGCACAAACTCGGCGCGGCCAACCGGACCGAGGCCGCCGCGCTGTATCACCGCCTGACCCGCCGCGGCCCCTAG